CATATGTTTAGGAATATAGTTTGGGTCATAGTTGGGATGCCCAACTTTGCGCTTGCCTGCCCATGGTTCTTTATTCTCTGGACCCGGATTGCGTTCGGTTAAAAAACGTTCTATTTTTTCAGCCCTATGATAAAAAATATGCCACCATACCCACAATTTTTCAATGTTAATATACTGCCTTTCTGCATTTTACCCCATGCCTTTTGAGTGAACCTTTTTTCACTCTTCCTATCTATCATACACAGCATAACGATACCTTTAGAAACAACCCATGAATACAAACTTTATTTCCACCCTTCAGACGGCCTTGAAACATCTGGCACTCATCAGCACCATTGCCGTCTTAGCAGCCTGCGCCGGCAACAATACCTCTTCCAACCGCGCCGTACCTGACGGCTACCACAAAGTCCGCCCTGGCGATACCCTGACCCAAATCGCCAAACGCTACGGACAAAATGTCAACACACTGGTTGCATGGAATAACCTTCCCAATGCCTCACAAATCGAAGTCGGCCAAGTATTGCGCGTCCGCCGTCATGTCACCCCACGCAGCACTGCAACACAGCAACGCCAAACCACTGCCGTTACCCCAATCAACCGATTGAACCTGCAATGGCCAACCGATAACGCTTCATCCTCCATTATCCAACGCTACAACGGCACAACCAGCAAAGGCATAGATATTGCAGGCACACAAGGCCAACAAATCCGTTCTGCCGCAGCCGGTACAGTTATCTACGTTGGCGAAGAAGTCCGCGGCTACGGCAAGCTGATTTTGATCAGCCACAATGACTACACCATTACCGCCTACGCCCACAACGACACGCTTTTGGTACAAAAAGATCAAAAAGTCCAAGCAGGCCAAGTTATCGCTACCATGGGCAGAAGCGATTCAGACAGCGTCAAGCTGCATTTTGAAGTTCGTCTAAACGGCAAAGCAGTCGATCCCCTGCCTTATTTGACCAGAACAAATTAATACCTTAATCAAAAGGCCGTCTGAAATAAAGTTATTTCAGACGGCCTTTTGATTTGTCTTACCATAACACTCATTTCAATAAAGTATTTACCAACTTAACTTATGTTGATTGAGTGAAAACGCCGTTATACAATGACAACTCTTTTTAACATTCTATTTTAGGTGCCCTACTATGTCTCCTAACCGCATCCTTGCAACCGCACTCTTGTTTGCGTCTGCATTTGCCAGCGCAGATGTCCATATTGATGAAAGTATTCCTTACCGCGACAAAGAAGAAATCGATACCCGTATCGTTTCCGAATGTTTAGAAGTGGGCAGCATTATGTCCAAATCCTTGCAAGAAACTGCAGCCAAAAGTGATGTAACTGTTGTCCGTGACGGTAAAAAACAAGGCACATACGCAGATATCTCCATTACTTCCGCCATGAGTGCAGGCAATGCCTTTATCGGTCACGCCAAAGGTATGGCGGTTTCAGCCACTTTGTATGTTGACGGCAAACAAGTTAATAAAAAAACCTTCACCCGCAATTCTTCCGGCGGTATGTTTGGCGCCTATAAAAGCTCTTGTGCGGTCTTGAACCGTACTTCTAAAGTCTTGGGTTCAGATATTGCCCAATGGGTTATCCGCGAACAAAAAAACGCTCAAGATAAATAATTTATCGAACTAAAAAGGCCGTCTGAAAGTATTTTCAGACGGCCTTTTCTTCATGCCTTAATCAACAACAGCGTCCGCCGTTTGCTCCGCAGCGGCGTTTGCGGCAATAGTCTTGAAATTGCAGCTTGGTCATCACGGGGGCGTTGGGATTATGTTTGCGTTGTTGTGCAACGTAGTTTTCATAATCTGGCACGCCTGCCATCAAGTTTGCCGTCAGTTTGATGGTTTTCCACCAAGACGCGAG
This genomic interval from Neisseria flavescens contains the following:
- a CDS encoding YbdD/YjiX family protein, with amino-acid sequence MRHKLASWWKTIKLTANLMAGVPDYENYVAQQRKHNPNAPVMTKLQFQDYCRKRRCGANGGRCC
- a CDS encoding peptidoglycan DD-metalloendopeptidase family protein; its protein translation is MNTNFISTLQTALKHLALISTIAVLAACAGNNTSSNRAVPDGYHKVRPGDTLTQIAKRYGQNVNTLVAWNNLPNASQIEVGQVLRVRRHVTPRSTATQQRQTTAVTPINRLNLQWPTDNASSSIIQRYNGTTSKGIDIAGTQGQQIRSAAAGTVIYVGEEVRGYGKLILISHNDYTITAYAHNDTLLVQKDQKVQAGQVIATMGRSDSDSVKLHFEVRLNGKAVDPLPYLTRTN